In Calliopsis andreniformis isolate RMS-2024a chromosome 9, iyCalAndr_principal, whole genome shotgun sequence, the genomic window ACAAACACAGATGAAAGAAGAAACGCACAGGAGAATAGAGGAAAAGAAAAAGTAAAACTTACCTAACGTTGTTAAAAGATGTCTTAATTCAGCAGAAGAGATGAAACCATTCCCATCTTTGTCGAAGTGACGTAAACCCTCTATGAAATCGTCAGCTGTGTCTGACGTACGAGATTTACTTATAGCTTGGTAAATAGGTAAAAACACTTCGAAACTGATACGTTCATCAGGTTTATGCTGATGCGTAAACTTCTTTACATCAGATTCAGTTGGATTCTGTCCAAGAGCACGCAACGCGTCTCCAATCTGAGCCACATGAATTTTTCCATCTCCACGACTGTCGAAAAGCTGAAATGCTTCCTGAAATTCTGCAACAATGAACACGGATCTTTAATTATACCAATTATAATCACAAGGGACAGCATCAAACAGCAATGTttgacacgatataaatacacaa contains:
- the Mlc-c gene encoding myosin light chain cytoplasmic isoform X1, producing the protein MFGCSYLELTNRMMSSMEEFQEAFQLFDSRGDGKIHVAQIGDALRALGQNPTESDVKKFTHQHKPDERISFEVFLPIYQAISKSRTSDTADDFIEGLRHFDKDGNGFISSAELRHLLTTLGEKLSDEEVETLLAGHEDSQGNINYEDFVRQVMCG
- the Mlc-c gene encoding myosin light chain cytoplasmic isoform X2, which codes for MASYSEDQLAEFQEAFQLFDSRGDGKIHVAQIGDALRALGQNPTESDVKKFTHQHKPDERISFEVFLPIYQAISKSRTSDTADDFIEGLRHFDKDGNGFISSAELRHLLTTLGEKLSDEEVETLLAGHEDSQGNINYEDFVRQVMCG